In one Pseudomonas sp. MM211 genomic region, the following are encoded:
- a CDS encoding transporter substrate-binding domain-containing protein, with product MNRRAVKNLSLALATLLVSSLAQADDLLQRIQQEKQITIATEARFAPFESVDNGKIVGYGVDLMNYVLADLPGVKVKQLDLPFQGILPGLDTGKFDFVVTSVTVNKARFEQFAFTVPIAESTVALLKRGNDDSISSLSDLNGKVVGSQSGSGQLQILQAYDQKLKDAGQPGLKAIRQYVSFDEAYADLALGRLDGVAQSLSNLGPLIKSRPGVFSTLSDMLGPQTYYGWVGRKDADSASLVKLFSDGIARANRDGTMKTLQEKWFGFTMDVPADAMPEPSI from the coding sequence ATGAACCGTCGTGCCGTGAAAAACCTGTCACTCGCTTTGGCCACATTGCTCGTCAGCTCGCTGGCTCAGGCTGACGATCTGCTGCAACGCATCCAGCAGGAAAAACAGATCACCATCGCTACCGAAGCACGCTTCGCGCCGTTCGAGTCGGTAGATAACGGCAAGATAGTGGGCTACGGCGTGGATCTGATGAATTACGTGTTGGCCGACCTGCCGGGCGTCAAGGTCAAGCAGCTGGATCTGCCGTTCCAGGGCATTCTGCCGGGCCTGGATACCGGCAAGTTCGATTTCGTGGTGACCTCGGTGACGGTCAACAAGGCGCGTTTCGAACAGTTCGCATTCACCGTACCGATCGCCGAGTCCACCGTTGCACTGCTCAAGCGTGGCAACGACGATTCGATCAGCAGCCTGAGCGATCTCAACGGCAAGGTGGTCGGCTCGCAGAGCGGATCCGGTCAGTTGCAGATTCTTCAGGCCTATGACCAGAAACTCAAGGATGCTGGCCAGCCAGGCCTCAAGGCCATTCGTCAGTACGTCAGCTTCGACGAGGCGTACGCCGATCTCGCGCTGGGTCGCCTGGATGGCGTTGCCCAGTCACTGTCCAACCTCGGCCCACTGATCAAGTCGCGGCCCGGTGTGTTCAGCACGCTCAGCGACATGCTCGGCCCGCAGACCTACTACGGTTGGGTAGGCCGCAAGGATGCCGACAGCGCCAGCCTGGTCAAACTGTTCAGCGACGGTATTGCCCGCGCCAACCGTGACGGCACCATGAAGACCCTGCAGGAAAAATGGTTCGGCTTCACCATGGATGTGCCGGCCGACGCCATGCCTGAGCCGAGCATCTGA
- a CDS encoding amino acid ABC transporter permease translates to MDDFGVRFALYWPALLDGALTTLWLCLAGMLLGFVLGVLIYLLGSSHSRGCVAFARVYVSFFRGTPMLAQLLLLFYLPAGLGMDVPALVAAGLALALNTAAYQSQILRSGFAAIPAGQLEAAAVFSIGRWRTLVHIQLPQVVRLTLPALISELIDVIKVSAVVSVISITDLMRVSQQLVSQTYRPLEVYLVAALFYLALTSLLALLGRQLERRWQARS, encoded by the coding sequence ATGGATGACTTCGGCGTTCGCTTCGCACTTTACTGGCCTGCTCTGCTCGACGGCGCGCTCACCACATTGTGGCTGTGCCTGGCCGGGATGCTGCTGGGCTTCGTTCTCGGCGTGCTGATCTATCTGCTGGGCAGCAGTCACAGCCGAGGGTGCGTAGCGTTCGCCAGGGTCTATGTGAGCTTCTTCCGTGGCACGCCGATGCTGGCGCAGTTGCTGTTGCTCTTCTATTTGCCTGCCGGGCTGGGCATGGACGTGCCGGCGCTGGTCGCTGCCGGTCTGGCATTGGCCCTGAATACTGCGGCCTACCAGTCGCAGATCCTGCGCAGCGGTTTCGCTGCCATCCCGGCAGGGCAACTGGAGGCCGCTGCGGTGTTCAGCATCGGTCGCTGGCGCACGCTGGTGCATATCCAGTTGCCGCAAGTGGTACGCCTGACCCTGCCGGCGCTGATTTCCGAGCTGATTGATGTGATCAAGGTGTCGGCGGTGGTCTCGGTGATCTCCATCACCGACCTGATGCGGGTCAGCCAGCAACTGGTTTCGCAGACTTACCGTCCGCTGGAGGTCTATCTGGTCGCCGCACTGTTCTACCTGGCGCTGACCAGCCTGTTGGCGCTGCTTGGGCGCCAGCTTGAGCGTCGCTGGCAGGCGCGCAGCTGA